The following proteins are encoded in a genomic region of Bosea beijingensis:
- a CDS encoding cell division protein FtsQ/DivIB, whose protein sequence is MTTKTVAMPRFAPARPLSRLPVAHAAPQLLVGEQRQGRWMRRSRRSAIAVPLAQRLPQSLGTWLALGFLTLSLGTGFVLGGHWQTMQDNYGEPRHMFARALGFGIDRVTISGLSGLSEQEVLVAAGIDSKTSLVFFDADEARKQLEATPLIREAAVRKLYPGEVSIALTEREPYALWQVKGELFVIAADGTVIDKMDDGRFAYLPLVVGKDANNRAAEYLALRSQAGAFAQHIRAATLVSGRRWNLKLDNGMDVRLPETKPEAAVQRLVSLESDYRILEKDVLAIDLRQPDRVTMRLSEEAAAARADQLKSKSKKKGGEA, encoded by the coding sequence ATGACGACGAAGACCGTTGCCATGCCCCGATTCGCGCCTGCCCGGCCGCTCTCCCGGCTCCCGGTCGCGCATGCCGCCCCCCAACTCCTGGTGGGTGAGCAGCGCCAGGGCCGCTGGATGCGCCGCTCGCGCCGCAGCGCCATCGCCGTGCCGCTGGCGCAGCGCCTGCCGCAGAGCCTGGGCACCTGGCTGGCGCTCGGTTTCCTCACGCTCAGCCTCGGCACGGGCTTCGTGCTCGGCGGCCACTGGCAGACCATGCAGGACAATTACGGCGAGCCGCGTCACATGTTCGCGCGGGCGCTCGGCTTCGGGATCGACCGCGTCACCATCTCCGGCCTCTCGGGCCTGTCCGAGCAGGAGGTCCTGGTCGCGGCCGGCATCGATTCGAAGACGTCGCTGGTGTTCTTCGATGCCGACGAGGCCCGCAAGCAGCTCGAAGCCACGCCGCTGATTCGCGAGGCCGCCGTCCGCAAGCTCTACCCGGGCGAGGTCTCGATCGCGCTGACGGAGCGCGAGCCCTATGCGCTCTGGCAGGTGAAGGGCGAGCTCTTCGTGATCGCGGCCGATGGCACGGTGATCGACAAGATGGACGACGGCCGCTTCGCCTATCTGCCGCTGGTCGTCGGCAAGGACGCCAACAACCGCGCTGCCGAATACCTGGCGCTGCGCAGCCAGGCCGGCGCCTTCGCCCAGCATATCCGCGCGGCGACGCTCGTTTCCGGGCGCCGCTGGAACCTGAAACTGGACAACGGCATGGATGTGCGCTTGCCCGAGACCAAGCCGGAAGCCGCGGTGCAGCGCCTCGTCTCGCTGGAGAGCGATTATCGCATCCTCGAAAAGGACGTGCTTGCCATCGACCTGCGCCAGCCCGACCGGGTGACGATGCGGCTCTCGGAGGAGGCTGCCGCGGCCCGCGCCGACCAGCTCAAGAGCAAGTCCAAGAAGAAGGGGGGCGAGGCGTGA
- a CDS encoding D-alanine--D-alanine ligase, with product MTRHVAVLMGGWSVEREVSLNSGAACARALESVGYRVTRVDVQRDIAEVLAKLKPDVAFNALHGRFGEDGTIQGVLEILRIPYSHSGVLASALAIRKDRAKTVVKAAGVPVAHGVNVSRFAAAKMHVLPPPYVLKPIDEGSSVGVVIVKKDREHPPQEIARPDWPCGEMLLAETFIAGRELTCAVMGDRSLGVTEIQAATGEFYDYDAKYAKGGSIHICPAQILPKIYQQIEECALTAHQAIGCRGVSRSDFRYHDESDTLVWLEVNTQPGMTETSLVPELAAHAGLDFGELVKWMVEDASLDR from the coding sequence ATGACCAGACATGTTGCAGTGCTGATGGGCGGCTGGTCCGTCGAGCGGGAGGTCAGCCTCAACAGCGGCGCGGCCTGCGCGCGGGCGCTGGAGAGCGTCGGCTATCGCGTCACCCGCGTCGACGTGCAGCGCGACATCGCCGAGGTTCTGGCGAAGCTCAAGCCTGACGTCGCCTTCAACGCCCTGCATGGCCGCTTCGGTGAGGACGGCACGATCCAGGGCGTGCTGGAAATCCTGCGCATTCCCTATAGCCATTCCGGCGTGCTGGCCTCGGCGCTCGCGATCCGCAAGGACCGGGCGAAGACAGTGGTGAAGGCAGCCGGCGTTCCCGTCGCGCATGGCGTGAACGTCTCGCGATTCGCGGCCGCCAAGATGCATGTCCTGCCGCCGCCCTACGTGCTCAAGCCGATCGACGAGGGCTCTTCCGTCGGCGTCGTGATCGTGAAGAAGGACAGGGAACACCCGCCGCAGGAAATCGCCCGGCCGGACTGGCCTTGCGGCGAGATGCTGCTGGCCGAAACCTTCATTGCGGGGCGCGAACTGACCTGCGCCGTGATGGGCGACCGCAGCCTCGGTGTGACCGAAATACAAGCCGCAACCGGCGAGTTTTACGACTACGACGCGAAGTATGCGAAAGGCGGCTCGATCCACATCTGTCCGGCTCAAATTTTACCGAAAATTTACCAGCAGATCGAAGAGTGTGCGTTAACGGCGCATCAAGCAATCGGATGCCGGGGCGTCAGCCGATCTGACTTCCGCTACCACGACGAGAGCGACACGCTCGTCTGGCTGGAGGTCAATACGCAGCCCGGGATGACCGAAACCAGCCTGGTGCCCGAGTTGGCTGCCCATGCGGGTCTGGATTTCGGTGAGCTCGTCAAATGGATGGTGGAGGACGCCTCCCTCGATCGGTGA
- a CDS encoding MarR family winged helix-turn-helix transcriptional regulator, whose product MSQEQAGGQGGPMDSILAQWRRERPDLDTSVMAVCGDLWRAADRVRDGVAANLVGDELDLAGFDVLLTLRRQGKGRALSPSELAEDMMISTSAMTNRLDRLQKRGLIERQADPADRRALRIVLTEAGFALADRIVVSHVATEERLVSALSGEERAELRRLLAKIGEAQA is encoded by the coding sequence ATGAGTCAGGAGCAAGCCGGTGGTCAGGGCGGCCCGATGGATTCGATCCTGGCTCAATGGCGGCGGGAGCGGCCCGATCTCGATACGAGCGTCATGGCGGTCTGCGGCGATCTCTGGCGGGCGGCGGACCGGGTGCGCGACGGGGTCGCCGCCAATCTCGTGGGCGACGAGCTCGACCTCGCCGGCTTCGACGTCTTGCTGACGCTGCGGCGGCAGGGCAAAGGGCGGGCGCTCTCGCCCTCCGAACTGGCCGAGGACATGATGATCTCGACCTCGGCGATGACCAACCGGCTCGACCGGTTGCAGAAGCGCGGGCTGATCGAGCGCCAGGCTGACCCGGCCGACCGACGGGCGCTGCGGATCGTGCTGACCGAAGCCGGCTTTGCGCTGGCCGACCGAATCGTCGTCAGCCATGTCGCGACCGAGGAGCGGCTGGTGAGTGCCCTCTCGGGGGAGGAGCGGGCAGAGCTCAGGCGGCTGCTCGCGAAGATCGGCGAGGCTCAAGCATAA
- a CDS encoding EamA family transporter, with product MPLNRTLLTTILVPCIWGTTYIVFTQTLPVDHPLLVGALRALPAGLLLMALGPGLPPRDKLLPLAALGLANIGIFFALLFVSAARLPGGLAATVSSIQPLIVGLLAWPLLGRRPGRGQLLAALAGLVGVALLVLDPHAKLDALGIIAGLASAASMATGTVLIERWGKMGSPLAIAAWQLTLGGLILLPVALIVEGIPSVPSALNGIGLTYLVLVGTALTYWLWIRGITTLGAGVAFLGLLSPTMATILGALLLGEWLSPLQFLGIAIVLGSTIVGMILSRRRASAVPATPQPRAA from the coding sequence ATGCCGCTGAACCGGACCTTGCTGACCACGATCCTCGTGCCCTGCATCTGGGGCACCACATACATCGTCTTCACCCAGACGCTGCCGGTGGATCATCCGCTGCTCGTCGGCGCGCTGCGGGCGCTACCGGCCGGATTGTTGCTGATGGCCCTCGGGCCCGGCTTGCCGCCGCGCGACAAGCTTCTGCCATTGGCGGCGCTCGGCCTCGCCAATATCGGCATCTTCTTCGCCCTGCTCTTCGTCAGCGCCGCGCGCCTGCCGGGTGGGCTCGCCGCTACGGTGAGCTCGATCCAGCCGCTGATCGTCGGCCTGCTCGCCTGGCCCCTGCTCGGCCGGCGCCCGGGCCGCGGGCAGCTTCTCGCTGCGCTTGCCGGCCTCGTCGGCGTCGCCCTGCTGGTGCTCGATCCGCATGCCAAGCTCGATGCGCTCGGCATTATCGCCGGCCTCGCAAGCGCCGCTTCGATGGCGACCGGCACCGTGCTGATCGAGCGCTGGGGCAAGATGGGCTCGCCGCTCGCGATCGCAGCCTGGCAGCTCACGCTCGGCGGTCTGATCCTGCTGCCGGTCGCGCTCATCGTCGAAGGAATACCGTCGGTGCCGAGCGCGCTGAACGGAATCGGCCTGACCTATCTCGTGCTGGTCGGTACCGCCCTGACCTACTGGCTCTGGATCAGGGGCATCACCACGCTGGGCGCCGGCGTCGCCTTCCTCGGGCTGCTCAGCCCGACCATGGCGACGATTCTGGGCGCCCTGCTGCTGGGCGAATGGCTGAGCCCGCTGCAATTCCTGGGCATCGCGATCGTGCTCGGCTCGACCATCGTCGGGATGATCCTGTCGCGCCGCCGCGCCTCGGCCGTGCCGGCTACGCCGCAACCCCGAGCCGCTTGA
- the murB gene encoding UDP-N-acetylmuramate dehydrogenase codes for MLFADLSSDIRASAPDLRGRLLANQELAGLTWFRVGGPAQILFTPADDEDLAYLLSKLPEDVPVTVIGLGSNLIVRDGGIPGVVIRLGGKAFGEIALESGDRLRAGTAVPDVKVARAAADASLDGLAFYRGIPGSIGGALRMNAGAHGGETTDVLVSARGVTRKGEIVTLSHAEMGFTYRNSAASTRDIIFTSALFQGRPGDQAEILAEMDRVTSAREAAQPIKERTGGSTFKNPEGGKAWKLIDAAGCRGLRVGGAQVSEMHCNFLINTGGATAADVEGLGEEVRRRVKESSGFELQWEIKRLGVAA; via the coding sequence ATGCTCTTCGCAGACCTTTCCTCCGATATCCGCGCCTCGGCTCCCGATCTGAGAGGCCGGCTCCTTGCCAATCAGGAGCTCGCGGGACTGACCTGGTTCCGCGTCGGTGGCCCCGCGCAGATCCTGTTCACACCGGCCGATGACGAGGATCTCGCGTATCTTCTGTCGAAGCTGCCGGAGGATGTCCCGGTCACGGTGATCGGGCTCGGCTCCAACCTGATCGTGCGCGATGGCGGCATTCCCGGCGTCGTGATCCGGCTCGGCGGCAAGGCCTTCGGCGAGATCGCGCTGGAGAGCGGCGACCGTCTGCGCGCCGGCACTGCGGTGCCGGACGTCAAGGTAGCTCGCGCTGCGGCGGATGCCTCGCTCGATGGGCTCGCCTTCTATCGCGGCATCCCCGGCTCGATCGGCGGGGCGCTGCGCATGAATGCCGGCGCGCATGGTGGCGAGACCACGGATGTTCTGGTCTCGGCGCGCGGCGTCACCCGCAAGGGCGAGATCGTGACGCTCTCCCATGCCGAGATGGGCTTCACCTATCGCAACAGCGCGGCCTCGACCCGCGACATCATCTTCACCTCGGCCCTGTTCCAGGGCCGGCCGGGCGATCAGGCGGAAATCCTTGCCGAGATGGACCGTGTGACCTCCGCCCGCGAAGCGGCCCAGCCGATCAAGGAGCGCACCGGCGGCTCGACCTTCAAGAACCCCGAGGGCGGCAAGGCCTGGAAGCTGATCGATGCGGCCGGCTGCCGTGGCCTGCGCGTCGGTGGGGCGCAGGTCTCCGAGATGCACTGCAACTTCCTGATCAACACTGGCGGCGCGACGGCGGCCGATGTCGAGGGGCTCGGCGAGGAGGTTCGCCGCCGGGTCAAGGAGAGTTCCGGCTTCGAGCTGCAGTGGGAGATCAAGCGGCTCGGGGTTGCGGCGTAG
- the murC gene encoding UDP-N-acetylmuramate--L-alanine ligase, producing the protein MKLPPKLGSIHFVGIGGIGMSGIAEVLHNLGYKVQGSDASDGANVKRLADKGITTFVGHKAENLGEAEVVVVSTAIKRDNPELLAARELRLPVVRRAEMLAELMRLKSCVAIAGTHGKTTTTSLVATLLEKGGLDPTVINGGIINAYGTNARMGESDWMVVEADESDGTFLKLPADVAIVTNIDPEHLDHFGTFDAIKAAFRSFVENLPFYGFAVMCIDHPTVQGLVGQITDRRVVTYGENPQADFRLIDIDLSGGQAKFTLLIRDRKTGRDEVIRDLVMPMPGHHNALNATAAIAVAYDLGIPVPRIREALAGFGGVKRRFTKTGEWNGALIFDDYGHHPVEIAAVLKAARASTKNKVIAIVQPHRYTRLSSLFDDFAACFNDADTVIVADTYAAGEAPIAGADRDSLVAGIKARGHRHALPLESSDKLAGMVAELAGPGDYVVCLGAGNITQWAYALPGELAALKG; encoded by the coding sequence ATGAAGCTGCCGCCGAAGCTCGGCTCCATCCATTTCGTCGGCATCGGCGGCATCGGCATGTCCGGCATCGCCGAGGTCCTGCACAATCTCGGCTACAAGGTGCAGGGCTCGGACGCCTCCGACGGCGCCAACGTCAAGCGCCTCGCCGACAAGGGCATCACCACCTTCGTCGGCCACAAGGCCGAAAACCTCGGCGAGGCCGAGGTCGTCGTCGTCTCGACCGCGATCAAGCGCGACAATCCCGAATTGCTCGCCGCCCGCGAACTGCGCCTGCCGGTGGTGCGCCGCGCCGAGATGCTGGCTGAGCTGATGCGCCTCAAGAGCTGTGTCGCGATCGCCGGCACCCATGGCAAGACGACCACGACCTCGCTGGTCGCGACGCTGCTGGAGAAGGGCGGGCTCGACCCGACCGTGATCAATGGCGGCATCATCAACGCCTATGGCACCAATGCCCGCATGGGCGAGAGCGACTGGATGGTGGTCGAGGCCGACGAGTCCGACGGCACCTTCCTGAAGCTTCCGGCGGACGTCGCGATCGTCACCAATATCGACCCCGAGCATCTCGACCATTTCGGCACCTTCGACGCGATCAAGGCGGCCTTCCGCTCTTTCGTCGAGAACCTGCCGTTCTACGGCTTCGCCGTGATGTGCATCGACCATCCGACGGTGCAGGGGCTGGTTGGACAGATCACCGACCGCCGCGTCGTGACCTACGGCGAGAACCCGCAGGCGGATTTCCGCCTGATCGACATCGATCTCTCGGGCGGGCAGGCGAAGTTCACGCTGCTGATCCGCGACCGCAAGACCGGCCGCGACGAGGTGATCCGTGATCTCGTGATGCCGATGCCCGGCCACCACAATGCGCTGAACGCCACGGCTGCGATCGCCGTCGCCTACGATCTCGGCATTCCCGTTCCGCGCATCCGCGAAGCGCTGGCCGGCTTCGGCGGCGTCAAGCGCCGCTTCACCAAGACCGGCGAGTGGAATGGCGCGCTGATCTTCGACGATTACGGCCACCATCCGGTCGAGATCGCTGCCGTGCTGAAAGCGGCCCGCGCCTCGACCAAGAACAAGGTGATCGCGATCGTCCAGCCGCATCGCTACACCCGCCTGTCGAGCCTGTTCGACGATTTTGCCGCCTGCTTCAACGATGCCGATACGGTGATCGTGGCTGATACCTATGCCGCCGGCGAAGCGCCGATCGCGGGCGCGGATCGCGATTCGCTGGTCGCGGGGATCAAGGCGCGCGGCCACCGCCATGCGCTGCCGCTGGAGAGCTCCGACAAGCTCGCCGGGATGGTGGCGGAGCTGGCCGGGCCGGGCGACTACGTTGTCTGTTTGGGCGCCGGCAACATCACGCAATGGGCCTACGCGCTGCCGGGGGAACTGGCTGCGCTCAAGGGATAA
- the murG gene encoding undecaprenyldiphospho-muramoylpentapeptide beta-N-acetylglucosaminyltransferase, whose product MATGKLIMLAAGGTGGHLFPAEALSHALHAKGMRVVLMTDTRAAEFAGSFPAEAVHAVPAATPSGRSPLQKAAALLHIAKGTFAARRIIRQVKPDVVVGFGGYPTVPPVLGASLAGVRTLIHEQNAVIGRANRFLAGRADVIATGFARVGGLSEAQQAKCRHVGNPVRPAVIEAATRDYGPPGEGKIRLLVFGGSQGARIMADIVPPAIELLTEAERSHLTIVQQARAEDEKRVRGIYETLGVQATIAPFFKDLPAQMAVAQLVIARSGASTVAELTVIGRPALLVPLPGSLDQDQAANAAFLEGAGGAIRILQPDFTPRHLAAELSKLIAQPTHLTTMAANAKSAGIPDAADRLADLVIATAQSN is encoded by the coding sequence ATGGCCACGGGCAAGCTGATCATGCTGGCAGCCGGAGGAACCGGTGGCCATCTCTTCCCGGCCGAGGCGCTGAGCCACGCGCTGCATGCCAAGGGCATGCGCGTCGTGCTGATGACCGATACGCGCGCCGCCGAATTCGCCGGCAGTTTCCCGGCCGAGGCGGTGCATGCCGTGCCGGCCGCGACGCCGTCCGGCCGCTCGCCGCTGCAGAAGGCGGCAGCCCTCCTCCACATCGCCAAGGGCACGTTCGCGGCGCGTCGGATCATCCGGCAGGTGAAACCGGACGTCGTCGTCGGTTTCGGCGGGTATCCGACGGTGCCGCCGGTGCTTGGCGCCTCGCTTGCGGGCGTCCGTACTCTCATCCACGAACAGAACGCCGTGATCGGCCGCGCCAACCGCTTCCTCGCCGGCCGCGCCGATGTGATCGCGACCGGTTTCGCGAGGGTAGGCGGGCTCAGCGAGGCGCAGCAGGCCAAGTGCCGCCATGTCGGCAATCCCGTGCGCCCTGCCGTGATCGAGGCTGCGACCCGTGACTATGGCCCGCCGGGCGAGGGCAAGATCAGGCTGCTCGTCTTCGGCGGCAGCCAGGGCGCGCGCATCATGGCCGATATCGTGCCGCCGGCGATCGAGCTCCTGACCGAGGCCGAGCGGTCGCATCTCACCATCGTGCAGCAGGCGCGCGCCGAGGACGAGAAGCGCGTGCGCGGCATCTACGAGACGCTCGGCGTTCAGGCGACGATAGCACCCTTCTTCAAGGACCTGCCGGCGCAGATGGCGGTGGCGCAGCTCGTGATCGCGCGCTCCGGTGCTTCGACCGTGGCGGAACTGACCGTGATCGGCCGGCCGGCTTTGCTGGTGCCGTTGCCAGGCTCGCTCGACCAGGACCAGGCGGCAAACGCCGCCTTCCTCGAAGGGGCGGGCGGCGCGATCCGCATTCTCCAGCCGGACTTCACGCCGCGCCATCTTGCTGCCGAATTGTCCAAGCTCATCGCGCAGCCCACGCACTTGACGACGATGGCAGCAAACGCGAAGAGCGCCGGCATCCCCGACGCTGCCGACCGCCTGGCCGATCTCGTGATCGCCACGGCTCAATCGAACTGA
- a CDS encoding FtsW/RodA/SpoVE family cell cycle protein, with protein MVSRAEPSLSGRWWWSIDRLILAALVALMVSGVVLLMAGGPPVAERLGLSTFHFVNRQAAYLLGAMVIFLGVSLMTPRQVRRAALLIYLGSLAMVVATLYFGVEVKGAKRWLTLGPLGSVQPSEFLKPAFVIMAAWAFAEGTRRPDLPGTILALLLLPVTIVPLILQPDFGQTMLVSLVWCGLFFVAGLHWFWVIGLGGIGAVGIFVAYELVPHVRARIERFMDKGSGDSFQVDTALESFAQGGWLGKGPGEGTVKRILPDAHTDFIFAVTAEEFGIVVCMLLVALFAIIVIRALFVAQKAEDPFIRLAVTGLALLFGIQAAINMMVNLHMMPAKGMTLPFISYGGSSLLSLAVGTGFLLALTRRRPRAVDFGR; from the coding sequence ATGGTCTCGCGCGCGGAACCTTCTCTCAGCGGTCGCTGGTGGTGGTCGATCGATCGCCTCATCCTCGCCGCGCTCGTCGCCCTGATGGTCTCGGGTGTGGTGCTGCTGATGGCGGGCGGGCCGCCGGTGGCCGAGCGGCTCGGCCTCTCGACCTTCCATTTCGTCAACCGACAGGCGGCCTATCTGCTCGGCGCTATGGTGATCTTCCTCGGGGTGTCGCTGATGACGCCGCGCCAGGTGCGCCGTGCCGCGCTGTTGATCTATCTCGGCTCGCTCGCCATGGTGGTGGCGACGCTCTATTTCGGCGTCGAGGTGAAGGGCGCCAAGCGCTGGCTGACGCTCGGGCCGCTCGGCTCGGTCCAGCCGTCGGAGTTCCTCAAGCCCGCTTTCGTCATCATGGCGGCCTGGGCCTTCGCCGAGGGCACGCGCCGGCCGGACCTGCCGGGTACGATCCTGGCGCTGCTGCTGCTGCCGGTCACCATCGTGCCGCTCATCCTGCAGCCCGATTTCGGCCAGACCATGCTGGTCAGCCTCGTCTGGTGCGGCCTGTTCTTCGTCGCCGGCCTGCATTGGTTCTGGGTGATAGGGCTCGGCGGCATCGGCGCCGTCGGCATCTTTGTCGCCTATGAACTGGTGCCGCACGTCCGTGCCCGCATCGAGCGCTTCATGGACAAGGGCTCGGGCGATTCCTTCCAGGTCGACACGGCACTGGAGAGCTTCGCGCAGGGCGGCTGGCTCGGCAAAGGCCCGGGCGAGGGCACGGTGAAGCGCATCCTGCCGGACGCCCATACCGACTTCATTTTTGCAGTCACGGCCGAGGAATTCGGCATCGTCGTCTGCATGCTGCTGGTCGCGCTCTTCGCGATCATCGTGATCCGGGCGCTGTTCGTGGCGCAGAAGGCGGAGGACCCGTTCATCCGCCTCGCGGTCACCGGCCTTGCCCTGCTCTTCGGCATCCAAGCGGCGATCAACATGATGGTCAACCTGCACATGATGCCGGCCAAGGGCATGACGCTGCCCTTCATCTCCTATGGCGGCTCCTCTCTGCTCTCGCTCGCGGTCGGGACCGGCTTTCTGCTGGCATTGACGCGGCGGCGCCCCCGCGCGGTGGATTTCGGGCGCTGA
- a CDS encoding VOC family protein, protein MAIAKNTICLWYDKDAEAAARFYAQTFPDSAVNEVFRAPTDFPSGKAGDALTVTFTILGIPCLGLNGGPMFKHSEAFSFQIATEDQAETDRYWNAIVGNGGKESDCGWCKDKWGLSWQITPRVLTEALAAGGEEAKRAFAAMMTMQKIDVAKIEAARRG, encoded by the coding sequence ATGGCCATCGCCAAGAACACGATCTGCCTGTGGTACGACAAGGATGCCGAGGCTGCCGCCCGCTTCTATGCGCAGACCTTCCCGGACAGCGCGGTGAACGAGGTGTTCCGCGCCCCCACCGACTTTCCTTCCGGCAAGGCCGGCGACGCGCTGACCGTCACCTTCACGATCCTCGGCATTCCCTGCCTCGGCCTCAATGGTGGGCCGATGTTCAAGCACAGCGAGGCCTTCTCCTTCCAGATCGCCACCGAGGACCAGGCGGAGACGGATCGCTACTGGAACGCCATCGTCGGCAATGGCGGCAAGGAGAGCGATTGCGGCTGGTGCAAGGACAAATGGGGCCTGTCCTGGCAGATCACGCCGCGCGTGCTGACCGAGGCGCTCGCCGCCGGTGGCGAGGAGGCCAAGCGCGCTTTCGCAGCGATGATGACGATGCAGAAGATCGACGTCGCCAAGATCGAGGCGGCCCGGCGCGGCTGA
- the murD gene encoding UDP-N-acetylmuramoyl-L-alanine--D-glutamate ligase: MTPVTVFAGRKVALFGLGGSGLATARALRAGGAAVAAWDDNEKSRDKAAAEGIAVVDLANANWSGFAAFVLSPGVPLTHPEPHWTVGKAKAAGVAIIGDVELFFRERAKIAPGAPVVCITGTNGKSTTTALIAHVLREAGRDVQMGGNIGTAVLALNPPAANRIHVIECSSYQIDLAPSLAPTVGIQMNLTPDHLDRHGSLENYAAIKERLVAAADIAVVGVDDDASKQMARRRAAGGRPLVRISGEQPLDEGVFAGVTANQGRLDTRIVEVKDGKPRVVANLAGIGSLRGSHNAQNAAAAFAACSALGLTAEEIAAGFKTYPGLAHRMEELGRIGRVVFINDSKATNADSTEKALTSFHGIFWILGGKAKDGGIESLRRYFPNIARAYLIGAASDLFAATFDDDGRVAYERSVTLDKAVADATRDALATSGEGEIAVLLSPACASFDQFPNFEVRGDSFRKLVADLPGFEPFGGKR; this comes from the coding sequence ATGACGCCCGTCACCGTTTTCGCCGGGCGCAAGGTCGCCCTGTTCGGCCTCGGCGGCTCCGGGCTCGCGACGGCGCGCGCGCTCAGGGCAGGCGGCGCCGCGGTCGCGGCCTGGGACGACAACGAGAAGAGCCGGGACAAGGCGGCGGCCGAGGGCATCGCCGTCGTCGACTTGGCGAATGCCAACTGGTCGGGCTTCGCGGCTTTCGTGCTCTCGCCCGGCGTGCCGCTGACCCATCCCGAGCCGCACTGGACGGTCGGCAAGGCCAAGGCTGCCGGCGTCGCGATCATCGGCGATGTCGAGTTGTTCTTCCGGGAGCGGGCGAAGATCGCGCCGGGCGCGCCGGTCGTCTGCATCACCGGCACCAACGGCAAGTCGACCACGACCGCACTGATCGCGCATGTTCTGCGTGAAGCCGGCCGCGACGTGCAGATGGGCGGCAATATCGGCACGGCCGTGCTGGCGCTGAACCCGCCGGCCGCGAACCGCATCCATGTCATCGAGTGCTCGAGCTATCAGATCGATCTCGCGCCCTCGCTTGCGCCGACCGTCGGCATCCAGATGAACCTGACGCCCGACCATCTCGACCGGCATGGCTCGCTGGAGAACTACGCCGCCATCAAGGAGCGGCTGGTCGCGGCCGCCGATATCGCCGTCGTCGGCGTCGATGACGATGCCTCCAAGCAGATGGCGCGTCGTCGTGCCGCCGGAGGCCGCCCGCTGGTCAGGATCAGCGGCGAGCAGCCGCTCGACGAAGGCGTCTTCGCCGGCGTCACCGCCAATCAGGGCCGGCTCGACACCCGCATCGTCGAGGTCAAGGACGGCAAGCCGCGCGTCGTCGCCAATCTCGCCGGCATCGGCTCGTTGCGCGGTTCGCATAATGCGCAGAACGCGGCGGCTGCCTTTGCTGCCTGCTCGGCCTTGGGCCTCACCGCTGAAGAGATCGCGGCGGGCTTCAAGACCTATCCGGGCCTGGCGCATCGCATGGAGGAACTCGGCCGGATCGGCCGCGTCGTCTTCATCAACGATTCCAAGGCGACCAATGCTGACTCCACCGAGAAGGCGCTGACCTCCTTCCACGGCATCTTCTGGATCCTTGGCGGCAAGGCGAAGGACGGCGGGATCGAGTCGCTCCGCCGCTATTTCCCGAACATCGCCCGTGCCTATCTGATCGGCGCGGCGAGCGATCTCTTCGCCGCGACCTTCGACGATGACGGGCGCGTCGCCTATGAGCGCAGCGTCACGCTCGACAAGGCGGTAGCCGATGCGACGCGCGACGCGCTGGCGACGTCGGGCGAGGGCGAGATCGCGGTGCTGCTCTCGCCGGCCTGCGCCTCCTTCGACCAGTTCCCGAATTTCGAGGTGCGCGGCGACAGCTTCCGCAAGCTGGTTGCCGACCTGCCGGGCTTCGAGCCCTTCGGCGGCAAGCGGTAG